One Aegilops tauschii subsp. strangulata cultivar AL8/78 chromosome 7, Aet v6.0, whole genome shotgun sequence genomic window carries:
- the LOC109765260 gene encoding uncharacterized protein produces the protein MSFLAGRLAAQEGAYFLQESKLAAGRLAAKLPASARGPRPASPPPSPDVLPEILRHSVPIRPTPPPADPTLYGSTRWALPQGGAEAAGVSPDVLNPLRSYVALPQATFGPKRWELPTEQPYYSAATANERRRDMHPPPMDPEKLKAVIAGYSQVGKAFLAGTILVFGGATAVLLYTANKLQLHSVDDVRAKGKDAVQPHADMIKEQIAPLRKWAEGTSRKWHYEGDRESGEKSVLVRELSRALGSKTRPPN, from the exons ATGAGCTTTCTCGCCGGGCGCCTCGCCGCCCAGGAGGGCGCCTACTTCCTGCAGGAGTCCAAGCTCGCCGCCGGGCGCCTCGCGGCGAAGCTCCCCGCGTCCGCGCGTGGGCCCAGGCCGGCGTCCCCGCCTCCGTCGCCCGACGTGCTCCCGGAGATCCTCCGCCACTCCGTGCCCATCAGGCCGACGCCGCCTCCTGCCGACCCCACCCTCTACGGCTCCACCCGCTGGGCCCTCCCACAGGGCGGCGCCGAGGCCGCTGGGGTGTCCCCCGACGTGCTCAACCCGCTTCGCTCGTACGTCGCCCTGCCGCAGGCCACCTTCGGCCCCAAAAG ATGGGAACTTCCAACTGAGCAGCCTTACTACTCAGCGGCAACTGCCAATGAGCGGCGGCGTGATATGCACCCTCCTCCCATGGATCCTGAGAAGTTGAAGGCTGTAATTGCTGGATACTCACAGG TTGGAAAGGCATTTCTTGCTGGCACTATATTGGTGTTTGGAGGAGCAACAGCTGTGTTGTTGTATACGGCGAATAAACTACAGTTGCATTCA GTAGACGACGTCAGAGCTAAAGGAAAAGACGCAGTGCAACCACATGCCGATATGATCAAAGAACAGATAGCTCCACTAAGGAAATGG GCTGAAGGCACATCCCGAAAATGGCATTACGAAGGCGACAGAGAGTCCGGGGAGAAGTCTGTCCTTGTTAGAGAGCTTTCAAGGGCACTTGGTTCTAAGACGCGTCCTCCGAATTGA
- the LOC109765259 gene encoding probable L-type lectin-domain containing receptor kinase S.5, which yields MLSGVFLIAALLLLFCPTPTAGDGGFSMSSLGFNSSQLMVFTRNMQRSAHELFLDKSLSALNNSMGLIVLPVMFSFSLESTSVYANFTMQGSSPASFTVVFAMLPADVLRNVGTRYIINGVDQTNNNEKTIGSNEFAAVEIGTLRSSLSFPGQPGVGLNVTVTPIKIQSLAVRVDYFYSKSRAAVYVGPVGSEQGPDLVASGPVNIKKMEEVDFAFIGFFSDRVSNILSNIKPWGLSVQSVRPKHKGPSWLVILLSVVGSAAATAITAAAFAVYYRSKYRRWNKDLQRLARSMQHLPGMPRHVDFADIKKATKNFHSSMQLGAGGFGAVYRCKLPAAPEVGGPEVEAAVKKFTRNHNGCYDDFMEEVSVVNRLRHRNIAPLVGWSYHSGVPLLIFELIPNGSLDQHLFHPTRARFLQWETRYDIVKDIATGLHYVHHEYEPAVLHRDIKASNVLLDSAFRARLGDFGIARAVGLDRNSVTGFAGTRGYIAPDYACSYKATRETDVYAFGVVVLEIVTGKPALHRDVPSDNIMSDWVWQLHREGELINAVDGVLAAAGFDADDARRLLLLGLACTNPNPADRPSMATVVRVVTKLAPSPDVPLERPTFVWPPQGLCTSTPGSTCGTGTSIFRTVGSSAMVELEQLSEELPIVVFQASAGTTSGQARTSIETAPAQPSRGTTRSS from the exons ATGCTCTCCGGCGTGTTTCTCATAGcagcgctgctgctgctcttctgcCCCACACCGACAGCCGGCGATGGTGGGTTTTCAATGTCCTCTCTCGGCTTCAACAGCTCCCAACTGATGGTTTTCACCAGAAATATGCAAAGGTCAGCCCATGAGCTGTTCCTCGACAAAAGTCTCTCTGCGTTGAACAACTCAATGGGGCTCATCGTCTTACCGGTGATGTTCTCCTTCTCCCTAGAATCCACTTCCGTCTACGCAAACTTCACCATGCAAGGCTCTTCCCCTGCCTCCTTCACCGTAGTATTCGCCATGCTTCCGGCAGATGTCCTTAGGAACGTCGGCACGAGGTACATCATCAACGGCGTTGACCAAACTAACAACAATGAGAAGACGATCGGCAGCAACGAGTTTGCTGCCGTCGAGATTGGCACGCTGAGGTCGAGCTTGAGCTTCCCAGGCCAGCCGGGTGTTGGCCTCAATGTCACCGTCACGCCCATCAAGATCCAGAGCCTCGCCGTGAGGGTCGACTACTTCTACTCCAAATCCAGGGCGGCGGTGTACGTTGGCCCCGTCGGCTCCGAACAAGGGCCCGACTTGGTTGCCAGTGGGCCGGTCAATATAAAGAAGATGGAAGAAGTCGATTTCGCCTTCATCGGCTTCTTCAGCGACCGTGTGAGCAACATCTTGAGCAATATCAAACCTTGGGGGCTGAGTGTGCAAAGTGTTCGTCCGAAGCACAAAGGGCCGTCATGGCTGGTCATACTGCTCTCGGTTGTCGGATCAGCGGCTGCCACGGCCATTACTGCTGCTGCTTTCGCGGTCTACTACAGGTCCAAGTACAGGAGGTGGAACAAGGACCTGCAGCGGCTGGCCAGGTCCATGCAGCACCTCCCGGGGATGCCAAGGCACGTCGACTTCGCCGACATCAAGAAGGCCACCAAAAACTTCCATAGCAGCATGCAGCTGGGAGCAGGCGGATTCGGGGCCGTCTACAGATGCAAGCTTCCGGCGGCGCCCGAAGTTGGGGggccggaggtggaggcggcCGTCAAGAAGTTCACCCGCAACCACAACGGGTGCTACGATGACTTCATGGAGGAGGTCAGCGTCGTCAACCGTTTGCGCCACCGGAACATCGCTCCTCTTGTCG GCTGGTCTTACCACTCAGGCGTGCCCCTCCTCATATTCGAGCTCATACCAAACGGCAGCTTGGACCAACATCTGTTCCATCCAACAAGGGCACGCTTCCTCCAGTGGGAGACGAGATATGACATCGTCAAGGACATAGCCACCGGCCTGCACTACGTCCACCACGAGTACGAGCCAGCGGTGCTCCACCGCGACATCAAGGCGAGCAATGTCCTGCTCGACTCCGCGTTCCGCGCCCGCCTGGGCGACTTCGGCATTGCCCGCGCGGTGGGCCTCGACCGGAACTCGGTCACCGGCTTCGCCGGGACACGGGGTTACATAGCGCCGGACTACGCGTGCAGCTACAAGGCCACGAGGGAGACGGACGTCTACGCGTTCGGGGTGGTCGTCCTCGAGATCGTCACCGGCAAGCCGGCGCTCCATAGGGACGTCCCGTCTGACAACATCATGTCCGACTGGGTCTGGCAGCTTCACCGGGAGGGGGAACTGATCAACGCCGTGGACGGTGTGCTCGCGGCTGCCGGGTTCGACGCCGACGACGCCAGGCGGCTGCTGCTGCTTGGCTTGGCGTGCACCAACCCAAACCCGGCCGACCGGCCGAGCATGGCGACAGTGGTGAGGGTGGTCACCAAGCTGGCGCCGTCGCCGGACGTCCCTCTGGAGAGGCCGACGTTCGTCTGGCCGCCTCAGGGGCTGTGCACATCAACGCCGGGATCAACCTGTGGAACAGGAACAAGTATTTTTCGTACGGTGGGCTCATCCGCCATGGTGGAGCTCGAGCAGCTGAGTGAAGAGCTGCCTATTGTTGTATTCCAGGCATCAGCTGGCACAACAAGTGGGCAGGCAAGGACATCGATCGAA ACAGCACCAGCTCAGCCATCTCGTGGCACCACCAGGTCTTCCTGA
- the LOC141026965 gene encoding uncharacterized protein, producing MKKTTPFEWNDQADEAFRDVKRMLSTALVLAAPAEKEPLLLYIAATSRSVSTVMVAERPEKGKIQAVQHPKLKQYFQEHVVTVVNTTPLGEIIGCRDASGRVAKWALELAGHTILYESCTMIKSQALADFLVDLTETQYLPPPPDSTHWTMHFDGSKMRLGLGAGIVLSSPKGDRLKYTL from the exons ATGAAGAAGACGACGCCGTTCGAATGGAACGACCAGGCGGACGAGGCTTTCCGGGACgtcaagcgcatgctctccaccgcacTAGTCCTGGCCGCACCAGCCGAAAAGGAGCCGCTGCTGCTCTACATAGCTGCGACCTCGCGGTCGGTCAGCACGGTGATGGTGGCCGAGCGACCAGAAAAGGGCAAGATCCAAGCCGTCCAGCATCCT aaattgaagcagTACTTCCAAGAGCACGTTGTCACCGTGGTCAACACGACCCCTCTTGGCGAGATTATCGGGTGCCGGGATGCCTCTGGCCGGGTCGCCAAGTGGGCGCTCGagctagccggccacaccatcctctacgagtCCTGCACTATGATCAAGTCCCAAGctctggccgacttcctcgtcgacttgaccgagacccagtacctgccaccGCCGCCGGACTCAACGCACTGGaccatgcacttcgacggctcgaAGATGCGTCTCGGCCTAGGGGCCGGCATTGTGCTGTCCTCCCCGAAGGGTGACCGGCTCAAGTACACGCTCTAG